A stretch of Rhinopithecus roxellana isolate Shanxi Qingling chromosome 12, ASM756505v1, whole genome shotgun sequence DNA encodes these proteins:
- the HPN gene encoding serine protease hepsin isoform X3 produces MAQKEGGRTVPCCSGPKVAALTAGTLLLLTAIGAASWAIVAVLLRSDQEPLYPVQVSSADSRLMVFDKTEGTWRLLCSSRSNTRVAGLSCEEMGFLRALTHSELDVRTAGANGTSGFFCVDEGRLPHTQRLLEVISVCDCPRGRFLATICQDCGRRKLPVDRIVGGRDTSLGRWPWQVSLRYDGAHLCGGSLLSGDWVLTAAHCFPERNRVLSRWRVFAGAVAQASPHGLQLGVQAVVYHGGYLPFRDPNSEENSNDIALVHLSSPLPLTEYIQPVCLPAAGQALVDGKICTVTGWGNTQYYGQQAGVLQEARVPIISNDVCNGADFYGNQIKPKMFCAGYPEGGIDACQGDSGGPFVCEDSISRTPRWRLCGIVSWGTGCALAQKPGVYTKVSDFREWIFQAIKTHSEASGMVTQL; encoded by the exons ATGGCGCAGAAGGAGG GTGGCCGGACTGTGCCATGCTGCTCCGGACCCAAGGTGGCAGCTCTCACTGCAGGGACCCTGCTACTTCTGACAGCCATCGGGGCAGCATCCTGGGCCATTG TGGCTGTTCTCCTCAGGAGTGACCAGGAGCCACTCTACCCAG TGCAGGTCAGCTCTGCGGACTCTCGGCTCATGGTCTTTGACAAGACGGAAGGGACGTGGCGGCTGCTGTGCTCTTCGCGCTCCAACACCAGGGTAGCTGGACTCAGCTGTGAGGAGATGGGCTTCCTCAG GGCACTGACCCACTCCGAGCTGGACGTGCGAACGGCGGGCGCCAACGGCACGTCAGGCTTCTTCTGTGTGGATGAGGGGAGGCTGCCACACACCCAGAGGCTGCTGGAGGTCATCTCCGTGTG TGACTGTCCCAGAGGCCGTTTCTTGGCCACCATCTGCCAAG ACTGTGGCCGCAGGAAGCTGCCCGTGGACCGCATCGTGGGAGGCCGGGACACCAGCTTGGGCCGGTGGCCCTGGCAAGTCAGCCTTCGCTATGATGGAGCACACCTCTGTGGGGGGTCCCTGCTCTCCGGGGACTGGGTGCTGACAGCTGCCCACTGCTTCCCGGA GCGGAACCGGGTCCTGTCCCGATGGCGAGTGTTTGCCGGTGCCGTGGCCCAGGCCTCTCCCCACGGCCTACAGCTGGGGGTGCAGGCTGTAGTCTACCACGGGGGCTATCTTCCCTTTCGGGACCCCAACAGCGAGGAGAACAGCAACGATATTGCCCTGGTCCACCTCTCCAGTCCCCTGCCCCTCACAG AATACATCCAGCCTGTGTGCCTCCCAGCTGCCGGCCAGGCCCTGGTGGATGGCAAGATCTGTACCGTGACGGGCTGGGGCAACACGCAGTACTATG GCCAACAGGCCGGGGTACTCCAGGAGGCTCGAGTCCCCATAATCAGCAATGATGTCTGCAATGGCGCTGACTTCTATGGAAACCAGATCAAGCCCAAGATGTTCTGTGCTGGCTACCCCGAGGGTGGCATTGATGCCTGCCAG ggTGACAGCGGTGGTCCCTTTGTGTGTGAGGACAGCATCTCTCGGACGCCACGTTGGCGGCTGTGTGGCATTGTGAGCTGGGGCACTGGCTGTGCCCTGGCCCAGAAGCCAGGCGTCTACACCAAAGTCAGTGACTTCCGGGAGTGGATCTTCCAGGCCATAAAG ACTCACTCCGAAGCCAGCGGCATGGTGACCCAGCTCTGA
- the HPN gene encoding serine protease hepsin isoform X2 has translation MAQKEGGRTVPCCSGPKVAALTAGTLLLLTAIGAASWAIVAVLLRSDQEPLYPVQVSSADSRLMVFDKTEGTWRLLCSSRSNTRVAGLSCEEMGFLRALTHSELDVRTAGANGTSGFFCVDEGRLPHTQRLLEVISVCDCPRGRFLATICQDCGRRKLPVDRIVGGRDTSLGRWPWQVSLRYDGAHLCGGSLLSGDWVLTAAHCFPERNRVLSRWRVFAGAVAQASPHGLQLGVQAVVYHGGYLPFRDPNSEENSNDIALVHLSSPLPLTEYIQPVCLPAAGQALVDGKICTVTGWGNTQYYGQQAGVLQEARVPIISNDVCNGADFYGNQIKPKMFCAGYPEGGIDACQGDSGGPFVCEDSISRTPRWRLCGIVSWGTGCALAQKPGVYTKVSDFREWIFQAIKLSFPRLTPKPAAW, from the exons ATGGCGCAGAAGGAGG GTGGCCGGACTGTGCCATGCTGCTCCGGACCCAAGGTGGCAGCTCTCACTGCAGGGACCCTGCTACTTCTGACAGCCATCGGGGCAGCATCCTGGGCCATTG TGGCTGTTCTCCTCAGGAGTGACCAGGAGCCACTCTACCCAG TGCAGGTCAGCTCTGCGGACTCTCGGCTCATGGTCTTTGACAAGACGGAAGGGACGTGGCGGCTGCTGTGCTCTTCGCGCTCCAACACCAGGGTAGCTGGACTCAGCTGTGAGGAGATGGGCTTCCTCAG GGCACTGACCCACTCCGAGCTGGACGTGCGAACGGCGGGCGCCAACGGCACGTCAGGCTTCTTCTGTGTGGATGAGGGGAGGCTGCCACACACCCAGAGGCTGCTGGAGGTCATCTCCGTGTG TGACTGTCCCAGAGGCCGTTTCTTGGCCACCATCTGCCAAG ACTGTGGCCGCAGGAAGCTGCCCGTGGACCGCATCGTGGGAGGCCGGGACACCAGCTTGGGCCGGTGGCCCTGGCAAGTCAGCCTTCGCTATGATGGAGCACACCTCTGTGGGGGGTCCCTGCTCTCCGGGGACTGGGTGCTGACAGCTGCCCACTGCTTCCCGGA GCGGAACCGGGTCCTGTCCCGATGGCGAGTGTTTGCCGGTGCCGTGGCCCAGGCCTCTCCCCACGGCCTACAGCTGGGGGTGCAGGCTGTAGTCTACCACGGGGGCTATCTTCCCTTTCGGGACCCCAACAGCGAGGAGAACAGCAACGATATTGCCCTGGTCCACCTCTCCAGTCCCCTGCCCCTCACAG AATACATCCAGCCTGTGTGCCTCCCAGCTGCCGGCCAGGCCCTGGTGGATGGCAAGATCTGTACCGTGACGGGCTGGGGCAACACGCAGTACTATG GCCAACAGGCCGGGGTACTCCAGGAGGCTCGAGTCCCCATAATCAGCAATGATGTCTGCAATGGCGCTGACTTCTATGGAAACCAGATCAAGCCCAAGATGTTCTGTGCTGGCTACCCCGAGGGTGGCATTGATGCCTGCCAG ggTGACAGCGGTGGTCCCTTTGTGTGTGAGGACAGCATCTCTCGGACGCCACGTTGGCGGCTGTGTGGCATTGTGAGCTGGGGCACTGGCTGTGCCCTGGCCCAGAAGCCAGGCGTCTACACCAAAGTCAGTGACTTCCGGGAGTGGATCTTCCAGGCCATAAAG CTGTCTTTCCCCAGACTCACTCCGAAGCCAGCGGCATGGTGA
- the HPN gene encoding serine protease hepsin isoform X1, whose protein sequence is MAQKEGGRTVPCCSGPKVAALTAGTLLLLTAIGAASWAIVAVLLRSDQEPLYPVQVSSADSRLMVFDKTEGTWRLLCSSRSNTRVAGLSCEEMGFLRALTHSELDVRTAGANGTSGFFCVDEGRLPHTQRLLEVISVCDCPRGRFLATICQDCGRRKLPVDRIVGGRDTSLGRWPWQVSLRYDGAHLCGGSLLSGDWVLTAAHCFPERNRVLSRWRVFAGAVAQASPHGLQLGVQAVVYHGGYLPFRDPNSEENSNDIALVHLSSPLPLTEYIQPVCLPAAGQALVDGKICTVTGWGNTQYYGQQAGVLQEARVPIISNDVCNGADFYGNQIKPKMFCAGYPEGGIDACQGDSGGPFVCEDSISRTPRWRLCGIVSWGTGCALAQKPGVYTKVSDFREWIFQAIKVKVGPRWEPGWGCLGL, encoded by the exons ATGGCGCAGAAGGAGG GTGGCCGGACTGTGCCATGCTGCTCCGGACCCAAGGTGGCAGCTCTCACTGCAGGGACCCTGCTACTTCTGACAGCCATCGGGGCAGCATCCTGGGCCATTG TGGCTGTTCTCCTCAGGAGTGACCAGGAGCCACTCTACCCAG TGCAGGTCAGCTCTGCGGACTCTCGGCTCATGGTCTTTGACAAGACGGAAGGGACGTGGCGGCTGCTGTGCTCTTCGCGCTCCAACACCAGGGTAGCTGGACTCAGCTGTGAGGAGATGGGCTTCCTCAG GGCACTGACCCACTCCGAGCTGGACGTGCGAACGGCGGGCGCCAACGGCACGTCAGGCTTCTTCTGTGTGGATGAGGGGAGGCTGCCACACACCCAGAGGCTGCTGGAGGTCATCTCCGTGTG TGACTGTCCCAGAGGCCGTTTCTTGGCCACCATCTGCCAAG ACTGTGGCCGCAGGAAGCTGCCCGTGGACCGCATCGTGGGAGGCCGGGACACCAGCTTGGGCCGGTGGCCCTGGCAAGTCAGCCTTCGCTATGATGGAGCACACCTCTGTGGGGGGTCCCTGCTCTCCGGGGACTGGGTGCTGACAGCTGCCCACTGCTTCCCGGA GCGGAACCGGGTCCTGTCCCGATGGCGAGTGTTTGCCGGTGCCGTGGCCCAGGCCTCTCCCCACGGCCTACAGCTGGGGGTGCAGGCTGTAGTCTACCACGGGGGCTATCTTCCCTTTCGGGACCCCAACAGCGAGGAGAACAGCAACGATATTGCCCTGGTCCACCTCTCCAGTCCCCTGCCCCTCACAG AATACATCCAGCCTGTGTGCCTCCCAGCTGCCGGCCAGGCCCTGGTGGATGGCAAGATCTGTACCGTGACGGGCTGGGGCAACACGCAGTACTATG GCCAACAGGCCGGGGTACTCCAGGAGGCTCGAGTCCCCATAATCAGCAATGATGTCTGCAATGGCGCTGACTTCTATGGAAACCAGATCAAGCCCAAGATGTTCTGTGCTGGCTACCCCGAGGGTGGCATTGATGCCTGCCAG ggTGACAGCGGTGGTCCCTTTGTGTGTGAGGACAGCATCTCTCGGACGCCACGTTGGCGGCTGTGTGGCATTGTGAGCTGGGGCACTGGCTGTGCCCTGGCCCAGAAGCCAGGCGTCTACACCAAAGTCAGTGACTTCCGGGAGTGGATCTTCCAGGCCATAAAGGTGAAAGTTGGGCCCAGATGGGAACCAGGGTGGGGATGTTTGGGCCTCTAA